The following proteins are encoded in a genomic region of Methanoculleus oceani:
- the fdhF gene encoding formate dehydrogenase subunit alpha: MTETNGKLRYVPTTCPYCGVGCGLNLVVNDGKLVGVEPLKRTPVNEGKLCPKGATCWEFVQSPDRLTKPLIKKNGKFEEATWDEAYDLIASKFKETYEKFGPKSLGFQVSCRTPNEECYIMQKLARVAFKTNNIDNCARICHGPSVAGLSLSFGSGAATNPFEDLLNADVIFMIGANSIEAHPLAGRRIVQAKKAGKTIIVCDPRYTPTARLADEYVRYNPSTNIALINSIMYWIIQENLHDKEFIEKRTTGFEDLKKTVENYAEVESITGVPTERVKEIARIYAKANSAVIIYCLGITELTTGTDNVRSLGNLSMLTGNVGRPGTGVNPLRGQNNVQGACDMGAYPNVFTGYQKCEDDATRKRMEELWGVTGLAKEYGVTLTEQITQCGDPIKAMYIFALNPVVSYPDSNHVMRSLEKLDFLVVQDIFMTETAQYADVILPGASFAEKDGTFTSGERRVNRVRKAVDTPGDAKEDWQIFVDLAHKLGLQGFDFNSPEDIWNDVRRVTPSMAGISYERMEKPESAHWPCPTLEHPGTPILHREKFSSADGLGHFFGIEHRPPAEVADAEYPFTLMTGRLLFHYHTRTQTDRAKLLHHEVPAGFVQINNDDAMRMNIRNGEKIKLTSRRGEVETLAKVTDEVAPGVLMMTMHFGDAAANMLTNTALDPLSKMPELKHCAVKVEKITGVQ; the protein is encoded by the coding sequence ATGACAGAAACCAATGGAAAGTTACGCTACGTTCCCACGACCTGCCCATACTGCGGCGTAGGGTGCGGACTTAACCTCGTGGTGAACGACGGCAAACTCGTCGGGGTCGAACCCCTGAAGAGGACGCCGGTGAACGAGGGAAAACTCTGCCCCAAGGGTGCCACCTGCTGGGAGTTCGTGCAGAGCCCCGACCGGCTGACAAAGCCGCTCATCAAGAAGAACGGCAAGTTCGAAGAAGCGACCTGGGACGAGGCCTACGACCTGATCGCTTCGAAGTTCAAGGAGACTTACGAGAAGTTCGGGCCGAAGTCCCTCGGCTTCCAGGTCTCGTGCCGGACCCCGAACGAAGAGTGCTACATCATGCAGAAACTCGCGCGGGTGGCCTTCAAGACCAACAACATCGATAACTGCGCGCGTATCTGCCACGGGCCGTCCGTCGCAGGGCTCTCGCTCTCGTTCGGCTCAGGTGCCGCGACGAATCCCTTCGAGGACCTCTTGAACGCGGACGTCATCTTCATGATCGGGGCGAACTCCATTGAGGCGCACCCGCTCGCCGGCCGCCGGATAGTCCAGGCAAAGAAGGCGGGCAAGACGATCATCGTCTGCGACCCGCGCTACACGCCCACGGCGCGCCTTGCCGATGAGTATGTTCGTTACAACCCCTCGACCAACATCGCCCTGATTAACTCGATCATGTACTGGATCATCCAGGAGAACCTCCATGACAAGGAGTTCATCGAGAAGCGGACGACGGGATTTGAGGACCTGAAGAAGACCGTGGAGAACTACGCGGAGGTCGAGTCGATCACCGGCGTTCCGACCGAGCGGGTCAAGGAGATCGCGCGGATATACGCCAAAGCCAACAGCGCGGTGATCATCTACTGCCTCGGCATCACTGAACTCACGACCGGCACGGACAACGTCCGGTCGCTCGGGAACCTCTCGATGCTCACCGGCAACGTCGGCAGGCCGGGAACCGGTGTCAACCCGCTCCGTGGCCAGAACAACGTCCAGGGCGCCTGCGACATGGGTGCCTACCCGAACGTCTTCACCGGCTACCAGAAGTGCGAGGACGACGCCACCCGCAAGCGGATGGAGGAACTCTGGGGCGTCACCGGGCTTGCGAAAGAGTATGGCGTGACCCTGACCGAACAGATCACCCAGTGCGGCGACCCGATCAAAGCGATGTACATCTTCGCGTTGAACCCGGTCGTCTCCTACCCCGACTCGAACCACGTCATGCGGTCGCTTGAGAAGCTGGACTTCCTCGTCGTGCAGGACATCTTCATGACCGAGACGGCGCAGTATGCCGATGTTATCCTGCCCGGAGCATCCTTCGCCGAGAAGGACGGGACGTTCACCAGCGGCGAGCGGCGCGTCAACCGTGTCCGCAAGGCCGTGGATACACCCGGCGACGCAAAGGAGGACTGGCAGATCTTCGTCGACCTCGCCCATAAACTCGGACTCCAGGGCTTCGACTTCAACTCGCCGGAGGATATCTGGAACGACGTGCGGCGGGTCACTCCGTCGATGGCCGGTATCAGCTACGAGAGAATGGAGAAGCCGGAGTCCGCGCACTGGCCCTGCCCGACCCTGGAGCACCCGGGAACCCCCATTCTGCACCGCGAGAAGTTCTCGTCGGCCGACGGTCTCGGACACTTCTTCGGTATCGAGCACCGGCCGCCCGCGGAGGTCGCCGACGCCGAGTATCCGTTCACCCTGATGACCGGACGTCTGCTCTTCCACTACCACACCCGGACCCAGACCGACCGCGCGAAGCTCCTCCACCACGAGGTGCCTGCAGGGTTCGTCCAGATCAACAACGACGATGCCATGCGGATGAATATCCGGAACGGGGAGAAGATCAAACTCACCAGCAGGCGCGGTGAGGTCGAGACCCTCGCGAAAGTGACCGACGAGGTCGCGCCCGGCGTGCTGATGATGACGATGCACTTTGGGGATGCAGCCGCGAACATGCTGACGAACACCGCTCTCGACCCGCTCTCCAAGATGCCGGAGTTGAAGCACTGTGCTGTGAAGGTTGAGAAGATCACGGGGGTGCAGTAA
- a CDS encoding Coenzyme F420 hydrogenase/dehydrogenase, beta subunit C-terminal domain, giving the protein MAAKGDMVYAWTTSPDIAKVAECGGAVTGLLKYALENKIVDAVLAVKKGVDLYDAVPTIITDPAEIGQTAGSLHCGTLLISKLVKKYLDGANDMRIGVTVKGCDAMGLYELAKRNQVNLDNLLLIGVNCGGSVSPVAARRMIAQKFGVNPDDIVKEEIDKGQFIIVTKDGQHKGISMDELEEEGFGRRSNCRRCKMKVPRQADLACGNWGVIGDKAGKATFVEVCSEKGANLLNAAVKAGAIASEPANPKGIEIRGKVENAMLKLGDKWRARYFEGLGEGKERLEKIMEDTSRCIKCYACIENCPICYCVDCSTKKTYLVPPGELPVPFMFHLIRFAHISDSCVNCGQCEENCPMEIANSLYMHSLQTDMERMFGHTPGVDMNLPILALVEEKAERERLSATGSDQIFNVFE; this is encoded by the coding sequence ATGGCAGCAAAGGGAGATATGGTATATGCCTGGACGACGAGCCCCGATATCGCCAAGGTGGCGGAGTGCGGCGGCGCGGTGACCGGGCTTCTCAAGTATGCCCTGGAGAACAAGATCGTCGACGCCGTGCTGGCAGTCAAAAAGGGCGTGGACCTCTACGATGCGGTCCCCACAATCATCACCGACCCCGCCGAGATCGGACAGACGGCAGGCTCGCTCCACTGCGGGACGCTCCTGATCTCGAAGCTGGTCAAGAAGTACCTGGACGGCGCCAATGACATGCGCATTGGGGTGACGGTGAAGGGCTGCGACGCGATGGGCCTCTACGAGCTCGCGAAGCGCAACCAGGTCAACCTGGACAACCTCCTCCTGATCGGCGTCAACTGCGGGGGGTCCGTCAGCCCCGTGGCCGCCCGGAGGATGATCGCCCAGAAGTTCGGGGTCAACCCCGACGACATCGTCAAGGAAGAGATCGACAAGGGCCAGTTCATCATCGTCACGAAGGACGGCCAGCACAAGGGCATCTCGATGGACGAGCTCGAAGAGGAAGGCTTCGGCCGCCGCAGCAACTGCCGCCGGTGCAAGATGAAAGTCCCGCGCCAGGCGGACCTCGCCTGCGGCAACTGGGGTGTCATCGGCGATAAGGCCGGCAAGGCCACGTTCGTCGAGGTCTGCTCCGAGAAGGGTGCAAACCTCCTCAATGCGGCCGTGAAAGCCGGAGCGATCGCCTCCGAGCCCGCGAACCCGAAGGGTATCGAGATCCGCGGCAAGGTCGAGAACGCGATGCTGAAGCTCGGCGACAAGTGGCGGGCACGCTACTTCGAGGGGCTCGGCGAAGGGAAGGAACGCCTGGAGAAGATCATGGAGGACACGTCCCGGTGCATCAAGTGCTACGCCTGCATCGAGAACTGCCCGATCTGCTACTGCGTCGACTGCAGCACGAAGAAGACCTACCTGGTGCCGCCGGGAGAACTTCCTGTGCCGTTCATGTTCCACCTGATCCGGTTCGCGCACATCTCCGACTCCTGTGTCAACTGCGGCCAGTGCGAGGAGAACTGCCCGATGGAGATCGCGAACTCGCTCTACATGCACTCCCTGCAGACGGATATGGAGAGGATGTTCGGCCACACCCCGGGTGTGGATATGAACCTTCCGATCCTCGCGCTCGTCGAGGAGAAGGCGGAGCGGGAGCGGCTCTCCGCGACCGGCAGCGACCAGATCTTCAACGTGTTCGAGTAA
- a CDS encoding formate dehydrogenase accessory sulfurtransferase FdhD — MFKKIACIRIGGGQVTRAAAEEAPVAVFVNGRHLTTVALSPGGFEDFITGYLYTEEIIRNAGEIESVRIEENRISVLTKNIFKRVSVKKTILSGCGGAVSYIDTQKLPAIDSDLTVSVPEIEAAVAALRAPGMLDAVALATGGRIVACAEDLDRHNALDRVIGRGLREALDFSRTFAVGTGTVTSEMVRKCLVANIPVLVSTGPPTALAVEIAEETGLCIVGYAGTPEMAVYTHAGRIAE; from the coding sequence ATGTTTAAGAAAATCGCCTGTATCCGTATCGGCGGCGGGCAGGTCACCCGGGCTGCCGCCGAGGAGGCGCCGGTTGCGGTCTTCGTCAACGGCCGGCACCTGACGACCGTTGCCTTGAGCCCCGGCGGGTTTGAAGACTTCATCACCGGCTACCTCTACACCGAAGAGATCATCAGGAATGCCGGCGAGATCGAGTCGGTCAGGATCGAGGAGAACCGGATAAGCGTCCTCACGAAGAACATCTTCAAGCGGGTCAGCGTAAAAAAGACCATCCTCTCCGGGTGCGGCGGGGCCGTCTCCTACATCGATACGCAGAAACTGCCCGCGATCGACTCCGACCTCACGGTATCCGTCCCGGAGATCGAGGCCGCCGTCGCCGCTCTCAGAGCGCCCGGCATGCTCGATGCGGTCGCTCTTGCCACGGGAGGCCGCATCGTCGCCTGTGCAGAAGACCTCGACCGGCACAACGCCCTCGACCGGGTGATCGGCCGGGGCTTGCGCGAAGCCCTTGACTTCTCCAGGACGTTCGCCGTCGGCACCGGGACGGTCACCTCCGAGATGGTCCGCAAATGCCTTGTGGCGAACATCCCGGTGCTGGTCTCCACCGGACCCCCGACGGCCCTCGCCGTGGAGATCGCGGAGGAGACCGGGCTCTGCATCGTCGGGTACGCGGGAACCCCGGAGATGGCGGTCTATACGCACGCGGGAAGGATAGCGGAGTAG
- a CDS encoding aminotransferase class V-fold PLP-dependent enzyme, producing the protein MIREPAVKKFLYWCDQCNVPLIGRTCACKTRVREIELLQPHDVRPALAADMALIRRLLAERFGDIPLPHVVLLNKTGGVDRTDLVIVHGDRFGWLSFDPITRKFSLDIAPEALPHILPHATRGIVDLETEPAVSAHKGRIGGKRFPLATPVPDGTVIVSYRNRFGTGIVRDGQVRVKELVPVEPRTRPDPDWDVVIEKNRYHLKNLERNAIRTIKKHMNDRPCVNVSFSGGKDSTAVLHLARKAGVEKAFFIDTGIELPETVEFVASQGVEIVRKGGDFFQAVEKAGPPGKDHRWCCKLLKLHPLKIYLAGLGSCVTIQGNRWYESWNRADLDETSQNPANPLQLNISPIRNWRALEVFLYLWWQEAPMNPLYEKGLERIGCYTCPAVLESEYEGLREMHPELTDRWDEFLIRWAGKTGMPDAYHRWGLWRWRALPPKMREVCRDRGIPLNDDFTLREDPESRATPESRTTPESRTTPESRATPESRATPESRTTPESRATPESRTTPESRATPESRTTPESRATPESRTTPESRATPVQKSVEVATTKTLETPEPATPAENEFTPDEIRGDFPILGDIVYLDNAATSFSPEPVVEALVEFEHRYRANVGRGVHRLTRIATQRYWHAHEKVARFIGGEAGVTVFTKNATDAINMVAQGLSWKPGDRVVTTILEHHSNLLPWRALAKQGVALDVIGIDADYSLDLAALEETLAGGAVRLVTVTHASNVLGVTTPVEEIARLCREHGALFLVDGAQSLPHMPVDVSSLGCDFLCFAGHKMFGPTGTGVLWMRDLLLESPTLGGGMVASVTAEGYEPAEGYQRYEAGTPNIGGGIALGVAVDYLSAIGMERVHRHEERLTARLIEGLSAIDGVTVYAGRRPGARIGVVSFTLDGVHPQEAAQMLDEDADILVRSGHHCCQPLMEHLNLPEGTVRASMAAFTTEHEIDLLIAAVGEISRGR; encoded by the coding sequence GTGATACGCGAACCGGCAGTCAAAAAATTCCTCTACTGGTGCGACCAGTGCAACGTCCCCCTCATCGGGCGCACCTGCGCCTGCAAGACGAGAGTCCGGGAGATCGAGCTTCTGCAGCCGCACGACGTCCGGCCTGCCCTCGCCGCCGACATGGCCCTCATCCGGCGCCTTCTTGCCGAACGGTTCGGCGATATTCCCCTGCCCCACGTCGTGCTCCTGAACAAGACCGGCGGCGTCGACCGGACCGATCTCGTGATCGTGCACGGCGACCGGTTCGGCTGGCTCTCGTTCGACCCCATCACCCGGAAGTTCAGCCTCGATATCGCCCCCGAGGCGCTCCCGCACATCCTGCCGCATGCAACCCGGGGGATCGTCGATCTCGAGACCGAGCCCGCCGTGAGCGCCCATAAGGGTCGTATCGGCGGGAAGCGGTTCCCCCTGGCGACCCCCGTGCCCGACGGGACGGTCATCGTATCCTACAGGAACCGGTTCGGCACCGGCATCGTCAGGGACGGGCAGGTCCGGGTGAAGGAACTCGTCCCCGTCGAGCCCCGCACCCGGCCCGACCCGGACTGGGACGTGGTGATCGAGAAGAACCGCTACCACTTGAAGAACCTCGAGCGGAACGCGATCCGCACAATCAAGAAGCACATGAACGACCGGCCGTGCGTGAACGTCTCGTTCTCCGGCGGCAAGGACAGCACCGCCGTCCTCCACCTTGCACGAAAGGCGGGGGTAGAGAAGGCGTTCTTCATCGACACCGGGATTGAACTCCCCGAGACCGTGGAGTTCGTGGCGTCCCAGGGCGTTGAGATCGTGCGGAAAGGCGGGGACTTCTTCCAGGCGGTCGAGAAGGCGGGGCCGCCGGGGAAGGACCACCGCTGGTGCTGCAAACTCTTGAAACTCCACCCCTTGAAGATTTACCTCGCCGGGCTCGGCTCCTGCGTCACCATCCAGGGGAACCGCTGGTACGAGTCCTGGAACCGTGCCGACCTCGACGAGACGAGCCAGAACCCGGCAAACCCCCTGCAACTGAACATCTCGCCGATCAGGAACTGGCGGGCGCTCGAGGTCTTTCTCTACCTCTGGTGGCAGGAGGCCCCCATGAACCCGCTCTACGAGAAGGGCCTCGAACGGATAGGCTGTTACACCTGCCCGGCGGTGCTCGAGAGCGAGTACGAGGGGCTCCGGGAGATGCACCCGGAACTGACGGATCGCTGGGACGAATTCCTTATCAGGTGGGCGGGAAAGACAGGGATGCCGGACGCCTACCACCGGTGGGGACTCTGGCGGTGGCGGGCGCTGCCCCCGAAGATGCGCGAGGTCTGCAGGGACCGGGGCATCCCCTTGAACGATGACTTCACCCTCCGGGAGGACCCGGAGAGCCGGGCTACCCCGGAGAGCCGGACTACCCCGGAGAGCCGGACTACCCCGGAGAGCCGGGCTACCCCGGAGAGCCGGGCTACCCCGGAGAGCCGGACTACCCCGGAGAGCCGGGCTACCCCGGAGAGCCGGACTACCCCGGAAAGCCGGGCTACCCCGGAGAGCCGGACTACCCCGGAAAGCCGGGCTACCCCGGAGAGCCGGACTACCCCGGAAAGCCGGGCTACCCCGGTCCAGAAGAGCGTGGAGGTGGCTACAACGAAGACTCTGGAAACGCCTGAGCCGGCGACGCCGGCAGAGAACGAGTTTACCCCGGACGAGATCCGGGGAGACTTCCCGATCCTCGGCGACATCGTCTACCTGGACAATGCGGCGACGAGTTTCTCGCCGGAACCGGTGGTGGAGGCGCTCGTCGAGTTCGAACACCGCTACCGGGCCAACGTCGGCCGGGGCGTTCACCGCCTGACCCGGATCGCGACGCAGCGCTACTGGCACGCCCACGAGAAGGTGGCCCGGTTCATCGGCGGGGAGGCGGGGGTGACGGTCTTTACGAAGAACGCCACGGACGCGATCAACATGGTCGCGCAGGGCCTCTCCTGGAAGCCGGGGGACCGCGTGGTGACCACCATCCTCGAGCACCACTCAAACCTCCTCCCCTGGAGAGCGCTTGCAAAACAGGGCGTCGCGCTCGACGTGATCGGGATCGACGCCGACTACTCGCTCGACCTTGCCGCGCTCGAGGAGACCCTGGCCGGAGGCGCCGTCCGGCTCGTCACCGTCACCCACGCCTCGAACGTCCTCGGCGTGACGACGCCTGTTGAAGAGATCGCGCGGCTTTGCCGGGAGCATGGCGCGCTCTTCCTCGTGGACGGAGCCCAGTCGCTGCCGCACATGCCGGTCGACGTCTCAAGTCTCGGCTGCGACTTCCTCTGCTTCGCGGGGCACAAGATGTTTGGGCCGACCGGGACCGGTGTCCTCTGGATGCGGGATCTTCTCCTCGAATCACCGACCCTCGGCGGCGGCATGGTCGCGAGCGTGACGGCTGAGGGGTATGAGCCGGCGGAGGGCTACCAGCGCTACGAGGCCGGGACGCCGAACATCGGCGGCGGGATCGCGCTCGGGGTCGCCGTGGATTACCTCTCGGCGATCGGGATGGAGCGGGTCCACCGGCACGAGGAGCGCCTGACCGCCCGGCTGATCGAGGGGCTCTCCGCAATAGATGGGGTCACGGTCTATGCCGGGAGAAGGCCGGGAGCCCGGATCGGGGTCGTCTCGTTCACCCTCGACGGCGTCCACCCGCAGGAGGCCGCACAGATGCTCGACGAGGATGCGGACATCCTGGTGCGGTCGGGACACCACTGCTGCCAGCCGCTGATGGAGCACCTGAACCTCCCGGAGGGGACGGTTCGGGCGAGTATGGCAGCCTTCACGACCGAGCACGAGATCGACCTCCTCATTGCGGCCGTCGGCGAGATCAGCCGGGGCCGGTGA
- a CDS encoding DUF1894 domain-containing protein codes for MPSRCVNNLGGKVLLLNVTPDQVNDYVRKHCKEYYEMPPDFVFRDIRMLLASPMLVGLQVRKQRILLPFTKLCSGPGTMLYEIAAKEADLEFIRNNLVKVSK; via the coding sequence ATGCCATCGCGTTGCGTAAACAACCTCGGCGGAAAAGTGCTCCTCCTGAACGTAACTCCCGATCAGGTAAACGACTACGTGCGAAAGCACTGCAAAGAGTACTACGAGATGCCCCCGGACTTTGTCTTCAGAGACATCCGGATGCTCCTGGCGTCTCCCATGCTCGTCGGCCTCCAGGTCAGGAAGCAGAGGATCCTGCTGCCGTTTACGAAACTCTGCTCAGGCCCCGGGACGATGCTCTACGAGATCGCGGCAAAGGAGGCGGATCTCGAGTTCATCCGCAACAACCTCGTGAAGGTCTCCAAGTGA
- a CDS encoding DUF47 domain-containing protein — protein MGIKEWVVPQDKVFFDLFDRLTREVVSAADLLVEFVENFENVKEQCHRMKQIEHRGDEITHEIYEQLNRTFITPLEPEEISRLASALDDILDYIDGTAQQMYSYGITETDDSMIELAKLIQLSVVEIEKAVNGIRSIKNPGLIEERCIEVNRLENVADNVLGHAIMDLFKTQDAVTIIKLKDIYQNLEMATDKCEDVANVLSDIAIRHS, from the coding sequence GTGGGCATCAAGGAGTGGGTAGTCCCTCAGGATAAGGTTTTTTTCGATCTCTTCGACAGGCTGACCCGGGAGGTCGTCTCCGCAGCCGATCTGCTCGTCGAGTTCGTCGAGAACTTCGAGAACGTGAAAGAGCAGTGTCACCGGATGAAGCAGATCGAGCACCGGGGAGACGAGATCACGCACGAGATCTACGAGCAGTTGAACCGGACGTTCATCACGCCGCTCGAACCGGAAGAGATCTCCCGCCTTGCATCGGCGCTGGACGACATCCTGGATTACATAGACGGCACTGCGCAGCAGATGTACAGTTACGGCATCACCGAGACCGACGACTCGATGATCGAGCTTGCAAAGCTGATCCAGCTGAGCGTCGTCGAGATCGAGAAGGCCGTAAACGGCATCCGGTCGATCAAGAACCCGGGCCTGATCGAAGAGAGGTGCATCGAGGTGAACCGCCTGGAGAACGTCGCGGACAACGTCCTCGGCCATGCCATCATGGACCTCTTCAAGACACAGGATGCGGTCACCATCATCAAACTCAAGGATATTTACCAGAACCTGGAGATGGCGACCGATAAGTGTGAAGACGTCGCAAACGTCCTGAGCGATATAGCCATCAGACACTCCTGA